The following nucleotide sequence is from Euleptes europaea isolate rEulEur1 chromosome 3, rEulEur1.hap1, whole genome shotgun sequence.
CCCACTTAGAGggattttaatttaaaacattcacAGCTATATTTGACTTTAAGAGGAAAAGGTTTTGAGGGACATACAGAATAAGATAAATATTCTTGCCTGATTATTTAATAAGCGGTTACAAAATTAATAATCGAAGAGTGAAGTTTACCCTGGGTCAAAGACTCCTGGTGTGCGGCAAGTTGATCCAGAACAGGACTGCAACATCATTAGTCGATAGTTCATTTTTTCTAAGATTTCTTGATCTATTGTTTTTGCAATATTGTTTAGCTGATGTGGATCAGCAGTCAAGTTGTAAACTTCAACAAATACCTGCAGTTAAGCAAAGCAGGGCTGTAAGACATATTACGGGCTTAAAGTATTTTTCATTGAGCATCATTTTCCAGCACCAGAACTAATTTAAAACAAAGCATGAAGCTCTATCAATACAGTTAACTTTTTACCTGGAACAAGCCTAATGAAATCTGGTCACTAACAACAGCTATAGCCAGGCCTGGTTTTACACTTTACCCAAGTGTGGAAACATTGGGACTGATCTTCGATCAAGTTTTCACCAATTTAACAATATTCAGCTCAGATTAGGACAAATTCAGACCCATGTGAGGTCTATCGCTGGCCTGGTTTCAACTACATGGTGAAGCATTATCTTTAATTCTACAGAAATACTAATCTGAATATCCTTGTTATATAGGACAAGGAACAGTTAATTCATGTAGACACAAGATTGGTCAAGGAGCAGGCCCAGAACAAGAACTACTAGGCTTTTTTAGCTTTGATGTCACCATACTGATAGCAGATTGGTCTTTTAAGAGCTAGAAGTGTTCATGAAGCCAGGAGCCTATTTGGAGTTAAACTTTGCTTCTAAAAGGGAGAAGAGCAAGTCAGTAAAAACCTCTTAAAGCCAACTGTCTTGGATCTTTCTGGAAACCCATCTCCTCTGACACTCAGGTAGTTGCACAGATCCAATGTACAATGCCACCAACCCATCAGTTAGTCTTTACTACTATTTCAGCTGTACCCGCTAGATCAGGAACCACATTCTGTATCCTAGCTTTGTATTTAGCATTCATCGAGTGGCCTGGAAAAACAGTGATGCTTCCTCAGTTGACCACTGCTTGATGTAATATCCATTAGCTGCAACAGAGCACTGGCAGTACAGCCTGCTGCTGGTTATGGAAACTGAACATGGTCCTTATTCTCCCTTCTAGCCTTAAAGCTACTGGCTCTAAGCTGGGGCAGCCATGAACAATTCAATAACCAACACCCACTACTAGACAAAATACAGTTACCTGGCTCATGTTTACTCCACcgttcttttttaaaattgtacCCTTATTATGTTAAGGCTATCTATGCTGAAACCATCTAAAATGCAGTTTTCAGAATGCATGCATTATGGATTTTAGTAGAGAGCACCAGTATGGTCACAAAAGATTCATTAAATGAGAGTAGGTAGGTCTGGCAGAGTGATGAGAGAATACTATGTTTTTTTACCTGCATTAGGTAACTACATGAATTTACATGATTAATTATCATGATGTACATGATTAATCTAATTCCAAAAGTGATTTATGCAAATCCAGGAACAAATATTTCCTCTTACAGAAACTCTCATACCCGTTATATTTTCTATGTATGTTGTACTGTGAGCAATGAAGGaattagggggcaacaggaggaggaggagagaaaggtctctcaacaaatggaggcgcaaccaacacaggaggagggtgcatggaagaatgtgacccacaggagctgGAAAATCAGGAGCCATTCTGATCCGCTGTTGCTCAGAAATTGGTTCCAGGACCTCCCCATAGATTCTGATTCTGGAGCAGTGGAACAAGAGCTACCTTCCCAacgcttgaaagaaatttctcaggctcctgtgcatgagaggactTGAGTTTCcgctccccaatttaggaagaggcgtgttctggtaattggggattccctgctAAGACGGGaagagtctaaagtgtgccaaCCGAACTTGTCCTCTCAAGAGGTCttctgtctaccaggtgcatgcatccagcatgtgacagaaagggtaggaagactcatcaaacCCATAGATTATTACcccttcttgctcattcatgtgggaacaacttatattgcccaacacagcccagaacgtattaaaagctGGATATTTTTAGCCTGAGGAGAAGacagaagtgatatgataaccatcttcaagtacttgaagggctgtcataaagaagatggtgcagagttgctttctgttgccccagaaggtcggaccaggaccaacaggttgaaattaaatcaaaagagtttccatctatacattagaaagaattttctaacagagcagttcctcagtggaacaggcttcctcgggaggtggtaagctctccttccctggaggtttttaagcagaggctagatggccatctgtcaacaatgctgattctatgaccttaggcagatcatgacagggagggcatctaggcatcttttgggcatggagtatgggtcattgGGAGTGTGgaaggaaggtagttgtgaatttcctgcattgtgcagggggttggactagatgaccatggtggtctcttccagctctatgattctaattagcATTAACACTATGTAGCAAAGAAGACACAGGAGAAGAATTACCTCCCGATCATCAAATTCACAGTACTGCAGATCCCACAAAGTTGAGAGTGTCCTTACACATGCATAAGTGTTGTTGTAAGCATCTTCACAAACACAATCTGGAAAACAATGCTGTAAAAACAAGTTGTTAGACTGAGCAGCACTTCACATAAACGAAAAGGGTATAGGGTGTGCATCTCTAACCCCACCAACTGACTCCTGAAATTATTTTCAAATTTACCTTAAACACAATGTGAGATATAAGAAGTATTAAGTCCTATGTCTAAGATAAAGCTCCTAATATTTCCAAACCCTCACAAGTTACATTCACTCTTATactaaaaatgtaaaaaacagtTTTCAGAAATACATACAGTGACACCAGGCCCAAGGGCCGGACAGGTAGGATCACTGCTGTTATGCCCTTCTCCTTGGTATTCAACCaaaacatctgatctccaggtcacaTTTGCATCTCCTCTCTACAAGAAAGCAAACATTAATAGGCAGGtgatttccccccgcccccgtgaGCTCATGGAATGAATAGAATGTAAGCTTCTTATATAAAAGTGCTTCTAGCCATCATAATTGTAGAGATTAAGTTTTAACATGTGATAGCAGCAGAAAAAAGTAAATGTAAAGAAACCCAGAGCCATTACATCTTATAGTTTTGTGATGGAACATTGACACAACTTTAAACAACTCAAGTTAACCCAAGCCATACctactgaggaacatttttaTTACCTGAAtctctttgctctggttagaactcacctagagtactgtgttcagttttgggcaccacaatttaagaaagatgtagacaagctggaacgtgtccagaggagggcaacaaagatggtgaggggtctggagaccaagtcctatgaggaaaggttgaaggagctgggtatgtttagcctgaagaggagaagactgagaggggatataaccatcctcaagtacttgaagggctgtcatatagaggatggtgccgaattgttttctgttgccccagaaaggtcggaccagaaccaacgcgttataattaaatcagaagagtttccgtctagacattaggaagaattttctaacagttagagcggttcctcagtggaacaggcttcctcgggaggtggtaagtgctccttccctggaggtttttaagcagaggctagatggccatctgtcagcaatgctgattctatgaccgtaggcagttcgtgacagggagggcatcttggccatcttctgggcatggagtaggggtcgctggtgtgtgtgggggaggtagttgtgaaattcctgcattgtttagggggttggattagatgaccctggcggtccctttcaACTATGATTCTCCTAAAGGTGCTGTCTCTGCAAAAGTCACAAGTCAAATGTATACTCCATTGTGCATATGTTATGCCATTTTTGCACATCATAATATGAACTCTTCCTATGGTTTGACTTCTCTGAAATTTGTCCTGAACAGCATTTCTCTTCACTTCTCATTTTATGACAAGTTAGAGGGCCAAGCTGTATCAAGATTCCATCCCCTTTTAATTTAAAAGTAGTTTCTTGTAAAGAAATGTACCAATAATTCTTGTTAAAACAGAGTGAAAATATGAGCAAAGGAGAGGGGACACAGATGATAATCTACTTTATAAACTTACACTTAAAAAACCTCTGCATAAAAAACCCTGCAACATCAGAAGCAATTACAAGAATGCTCATTAATAGTCCAATATGTTTACTTACCAGTAGTGGTAACAGTGAGACCCCATCCATCTGTGTTTTATTTAGATCATAGCCTGCAATATCTAAAATAGTAGGTCCCAAGTCAATGTTTGCCACAAGCACCTAGAAGGCATGAGGAGAAAAAGTATTACAGATTTTCTAATTAAGACTCAAATGAAGAAGAGAACggtacaaaaaacaaacaaaccagcatTGGCTATCACATTAACTTCTGTCACTTGTACAACTTTCTACTGTATTCCAAAGAATTACAGGTATGTATTGCCAGAGGTCAGGAGAGCAGCTGAATGGCTAATTGTTCTTACCATTCCGTCtccataataaataataataataataataataatatatttatttgattttttaagcCACTCTATCCCAAcaagtcgggctcagagcagcttacagcaaCATTACACGATTAAAACCCAATATATAATTTAAACTAAAAAATCAGTTAAAATTGGCAGTGCCCTTTATTCATGACAGTAACATCAGTCCGCACAcagtatttataaatattttcaacaATAGAAGAAAAGGAGGCCAGCAGAATAGAAAcggttgctgtcctcaaccatatgcctggtggaacagatCCGTTTTACACTTTCACTAACTATAGCTACCTCAGCGGGTATCTCTCTAAAAGTTAAGCTTTTATGGACTACTTTGCGCGCAAGAAACAACAGCTGTTCAGCAGATTTGGCAAGACGTGCTAGTAATTCCATGTTATATTACTGCAGGCTCTTACAGTGAAATTAAAATATAGTAAGAATTGAGTAACATTTTAGTCCCTTTTTGAAACCTCTGGTATGTAACACCTGTAATGGCACCTCTCTATAATGACCTGAAATGACTTGTATTATGTTGCCTCCTGAACTTCCTTAGTGTTCCCTAATGATTCTcactgccaccaaaggctctCACCTTAGACTTCTTAGTTTAACCTGAAAAACAGGATGGCTTAGAATGACAGAACAGGCAGCGAGTGGGGGTGGCTGTGAGGCAAAAGGGGATCCTTTATTCTAAATAAAACTGCTGTTTTTAGTTAAACAGAAATAGTTTATTTAGAAGTACAACTTTGTAATGGTTTCAGTGTGTTTCAAAAGCATAATGGTTTCCTTGAGAATACAAGTTTCCTGGTTTCATCAGAGGTGTAGGtaatctctttcccccccccttaaatttcCCTAACTTTGTAACCTAGTTACAAAGACTTATGTTCACCATTTGCCACTTAGGCTAATGCCTTCCACACAAGGAACACAGACTTCTCTCAATCCACAGCACCTCAATCTCTCTAACCCTGTGAAACAAACCCTGTGAACAAATCCAGTCAACCCCGCTCCCTAGGGTACAGCTACCATCCAAACATAACACACTTCACTCACTCATCCACCCCCCTTTTCTTACCTTAGAGGCCTACATTTTAAATCCCAGCAAACTCACATATAAAGCCCCAAATTAAAGCACAGAAATAAAACAGGCACAAAATATTTACACAGCAAAACATTACATGCACATTATCAACTCCACTAACAAATTCCTGAACATCTATTCTATGTTATGACTAGCACTTTTATGAAACCATACCCTAAAATGCATTGCACTGCTCACAagagcagatttatttatttatttctcccctGTGGGAACTCtacagcagcttacaaaatacaaacagccATGTACCTTATTCGTCTGGTTGGGTTTGATTCCTGGTCCTCGAACCAACAATGGAACTTTAATGTCAAACTCATAGAGCTGACGTTTGTCAATAGGCAAAGAAAACTGGCCTAAGGAACGAAAGAGAGCAGAAATTTGGCATACATAATTTATAATAAAATCCTACGGTTAGCATGTTTTCATTCTTAAGGGAGAAATGGAGAATGACCTCTAGAGAAAAACATTTGAGTCATATCAGCCTGCCAGTGATTTTCAAGACCACAATCCATCCCACTTTCTTGATCAGATGGCTGTAATCCTTTCTGAAGGGATTCCAAATGCAAATGTGGAAGTACTTCGCAAAATGTAGTGTGTATATTATCATGactaaaaaagctaaaaaaaaaaaccatcccaAGATCATGATCACTTTGACTTCCAATATTAGGACAGGAGGAATATTAGAACCAGGAAGAAACATCCAGATTTACAGATAAATGAACAACACAGGACACTAATTTGGAGAAAAACTGATTAATTTCTCTAACTCCTCTTGCTTTTACATCTCTCCTGATAATTTCATTGTCAGTTTCCAGACACCTTAGCTTCCAGGGCTTCATGAAGGAAGTGGAAGCCAAAGCATTTAACTGAAGACATTTAAACCACTCAGTTTTGCCAACGACTTCTTTACCTGTATGAAAACCATTGTCAGATGTGAAAAAGATGTATGTATTATCCAGTTCTCCGCGGAATTGCAGCATCTTCACAAGTTTTTCTATCATATCATCCACTGATAGTAGAGTCTGCCACCTATATATGAACAGGATTATTCCTGTTGAAGCTTTATACAATTAATGGCAGGTACAGTCACTGAGACCCATTTCAGTTTGAAACAAAACACTGTTTTCAGAACTGAACTATTTTCCATCTCTGAAATGCAGAACACTGAAGAAATCATTGTGCTCTCATTCATCTGACCTAAGGTTAAACAAAGTCTACATTCTCACCTATAGGTCAGGCTAAGAACCCTTAAACTAGCTCAAAGTGTAACAGAGTGAAATCTTAACCAAACACCAAAAGGGATTATAGACACTACCTAGCTGTAAGGATATCTGCAGATTGTGCTAATCTGTCCACCACTAGGACTGTGAATATATCTTATGCCTTCTAAGTAACATACAGAGCAATCCAGAGTGGGGGAGGGCGGTGACATGCCAGCGGCCATAGACAATGCAGCCACCCCTGTGATGTTTTCCAGctggaaaaaagggaggaaaatccatttaaaactaaaaatctggaaaaaaaaaccattcaCTTTAGCGAGGCTACGCTAGCAAAATAGCTGAAGTACAAAACTGCAGTGTGAGGGGGCGTTCTCAGGCCGaaaggaagctgcccaaaggcagctccgccccaagGAACACTGTGGGAATGCCTCCCAAGATGCCAGCGTGGGGAGAGACGGCAGGACAACACTGGCAGGGAGGCTGCGTCACTCTATGGGGCCGGTGTAaaagtgccccttatcatggtGCAAAGGGGCACGCTGAAGTGGAGTTACGCCAGCTCCTAAGTGCATTCCCCCTCTTTAGGATAGATAGAATCTGTATTACTCAACAAACTTGGCCATTTGGATGACACTTTGGTAAGGACAAAGGAAGGGAGCGAGTTATACATCATGTTATACATATACATCATGACTGTACAAACTAAAAATCTGTTACCCAAAGGAGCcaccaaaaacatttttcaaAGCTTGTGTTTGACAGTGTTTGACATTACTTGGTCTCAGCTTTGCAAGAAAACCCAAACACATAGTAAACTTTCCTACCTTTTCCTAAAAGCGTCATCTAGGAATTGTATTGATGAATTAGTCATTGGAGTTTTTGCTTGCCTGATGAGCCAATGCTTATCCTGTGAGAcacacattaattttattttagatttgtaccctgccctaTGCTCAAGACTCCAAGTCaataattaataatcattacatattaaataattaataattagTACATATTAAACCACCAAAAAATCCTATGCAAACTCTTTTTATTTCTAGCCTTTAGATAGAATAGTATAAGAAGGGTTGTAGCCTCTGCACTTGTGGATTTTCCTCAATACTGAGCCCTTGGGAGAGGATCAGATATAAATCAAATGTTACCAAGTTGTAAGAAATGCAGAACTCTTCCAGTTAATAGCTAcaggcaaaaacacacacacaaagcacaaaTGCATCCAGGAGATTCAAGTTTCCTGTAATACAATAATCTAAATGGCATCTCTTTTTACGTTAAGTAATTGCTACTGCCTAGTTTATCAGTTTATTACTTGCTCCTTCCTCCTGATGTTGTATTCCTCTGAAGCAGTTTACTGCAAGAAGTCAAAATATGAGTTTTTATATTACGTAAACTAGTTTCGTCTACAAAAGGAATTTGGTCTAAAGAAACGTAATGGAAGCCCTAAAAGCTAtgctttattttcctttaaatGAAAGCATATTGTCTCCACATGAGTTTATCACTGACTCAGACAAGGATttcttgggtgggtggggaaggagccaccagagcctgaggaagacctTTAACACTACAAAACCAGCACAACAGCAGAAGCCGAAAAACAGAATACACTGGGCACTTGAGACAGATCTTATTCATCTCATCATATGAGCGGGAGTGTTACGTGGCCTTCATTTTCATCTAGAGATTGCATGAGCTGTACCAATCTAATCTGGAGTTAAGAACATTCATGTGTGTCTGtttttcagagagaactgtgtgcaACTCCTTGTCTCATAGTAGACTATCCATCAGTAACGGAAGGACAAATAACTTTCAAGACACTTCAGTTAGCAACACAAGAAGAAGGTGGAATGCCATTTTAGTGCAACACTGGCTACGTGATGATCACTATGAAGAAGATACTCGGGAGCATTGTTTTCTTGTAACCAAACATGATAAGGAATCTTCAAACTAATACCTTTACAGTGAAacactatgcagagttacttgagTCTGATATTGGAATGTGGAAGCTCCTTGATGCTATAGAATAACATGCTATATGGGGCATACATTAAGCCCCCCCTCACTCATGTAAGGCTTTCTTGTCCTTTGCCAGGATGCTGACCACTTCTACTTTTAGCTTCAGATTACTCAGATCCACTTCAAACTGTTATCTCCTATATTCTACATACCCAATTGCATTATAAAATCAAACATACATTTGGAACCTAAGAGCTCAAAATACAGAATAAAAACCACCATGCTTATCCCATTTACAAATCACATTTCTAAGTCATTACTGAAACATGGAAAACTCCACAGGCTCACCAATGAAGGACTTGCATTTTACACCcagtattgtatttatttatttaatatctcACCTTTCACCctgctggggacccaaagcagcttacatcattctcctctcctgttttaacctcacaacaaccctgtgagggaggctagggtgagagtatgtgactgacccaCGGTCATAACTTTTTCTCAACTCCATTACTTGCTTCCAACAATGTCAATTTATTTGAGAGGGATTAAAAATCCATACCTTTCCATGAATATTGAAATTACTGTTTCTTGGAGCACTGACATTCTGGAAGCTCTTCTTATACTGAGGAGCAGCTACCCAAGGTGAATGTGGTGCTGGAGTTGCTATCATCATGAAGAAAGGCTCAAAGTTGGATTTATATTCCAGAAAATCCAAGGACATGTTGGCCTGAACACAAAGATCAAAGTTCTAAATTCAAGTAGTATTATTAAAATTGTGGTCCAAACAGTCCAATGATTCTACTGTCTTTATACTTATCTCACAATATAAGTAAACACTTTCTTAAAGCATGGCATGCTAGTATCCACCTGTGGGAGAAAGGAGTCTTCACTCCTTCAAACATTTATGCTTACTGCACTCTACTTTAAGCAGCCACTATTTGTCCAAAAATAAACTGCCCTTTATGTTTGAAGCAAGTTAAATGTAAAAATGCTTCTGAGTATTATAGCACTATGAAAACTGAATTTCTTGTTTAGATTTTACCTTTTGGCACCTTACTGTTTTCAATAACAATTTAAAAGAGATTTAGTTATAattctaaaatttaaaaaaccttttagtTTATGAGAATCATGCTGCAAAGAACAATaaatccaaaatattgtcgaaggctttcacggtcagagttcattggttcttgtaggttatccgggctgtgtgaccgtgacagagacactgtccttcagtgttactcctctgaagatgcccaccacagctgctggcgaaacatcaggaaagaaaataccaagtccacggtcacacagcccggataacctacaagaaccaataaatccaAAGTTTATTGTGCAAAAGTCCAAATGGTCCTTTACATTATAGAGAACTCTGAAAATTCGATTTCATTACAGCAAATTCAAACAAGAACAGCGGTCTTACAGAATCCCCCAAAGCAAGATAGACTATAGATTTTGGCTGATATTCCAGGTACAGCAACTCTCAAATCTAATTTGTTACCATATATTcagtttagacttcatagatatTCTTGTGATGGTTAACACTGTGTTAATTTTTCACAAATATTTTGGTATAACATAgttaaaatattaatgtattttaCATGCATTCTGACATGGTATCTGGTGTATACTCAGGAAGCATAAGTTGCTCCTGTTATGAATATGCTGCTGATCATTATCTGAAATAAAGGCAGTGTCTATGGATGAAAGATGACTTTACAACTACAGCAGTTAGTTTACATGACATTTGCTTCTGTAGAAAAAGTAAACGTAGCATATAAGCAAGTCCCAGTGTCTAAAACTTCAAAAGTATCAAGAACTTATTTGTTATGGATTGGTACCAAGTACTTGTCTAATGGTTTATAACTATTACTTCAAAACATCCTCTTGAATTCTAAACCAGCCTCCCCCATATCTTTTATAAGGGGCAACCACTGCAACTGTAAATTTGCAAATGTATGAAACTTCATTTTCAAGCCCTTCTGCTTGCCCCCAACATTTCAGTTTTAACAAGAACTAGGAGCCCTCACATAGGCTCAATTCATACATCGCAGCAACCATGATTTGTACATATCATAGTTTAGAACCCAAGGCATGAGCTTCCAAACATACATACAGATCAGGATTTAGAGCTGCTTATCTGCAATGGCCCTAACTGTGGTCTAGCAATTCAAACATCCTTTACTAAGGTTTGGAGTCATCTGAATAGAGCCTCAACATGAAGAactgagagaaaggaagaaaacaggGTAAGGCTTGTGTTAACACTATACAAATGAATCTGAATAAAGCAGAGTAAGCCAGGATTGCACCACAAGGCTGGCTCACAAAGTTTGTTTACACTCAAGAACTTGATTCACTGGATTTCCTGTTAAATAGGTTGAACTACTTGCATAATGCTAAAGCTAAGACAGTCAGGGAACCAAGCAGAAATGTGCTTTACAGAGCAACAACTGAAAAATTCTCACCAGTACATCTGTCAGGTAATCGACACTGTAGTTCTCACCATGCTTCCGTGCTTTCCCGTTTACTGAAAGTGTGTAATTGTAGTActttgaatttttttcctgagGAAGACAACCAAAGCTACTTTACATGCATTAAAAATAGCCAATAGGATCACTGCAGTCCTCTACAAATTGTACTGCACTGCATATTCAGTTATAAATAAGGTGGCGTGATTGTAATGTATCAAAGTCTGATGAAAACATTTAAGTTTCCAGAAATAAATATTAAAGTATTATATTAAATTTTAAATCTCATTTCTCCATGTTTGTTACCATCATTCTAGaagtatgttgtgtgtgtgtgtgtgtaaactgccgtcaagtcgcagccgacttatggcgaccccttttttggggttttcatggcaagagactaacagaggtggtttgccagtgccttcctctgcacagcaaccctggacttccttggtggtctcccatccaaatactaaccagggctgaccctgcttaaattctgagatctgacgagatcaggctagcctgggccatccaggtcagggcagaagtaTGTTAACATTCCATaaaattaagatttttaaaatacatgtaaGTAAGCAAGCCAGAACTATTTGACACTTACTAATGCATACCAGAAACTCCATCCAGGAGGAACATGGCCAATTCCCCCAGCATCTTCTGCTCCATACTGAAAGAATCAAACATTAAATGAGCCACTAGCATGATTCTTCCAACTAAGTGTAACTCACGGATGGCAAGTTTAGTGCCTCACACGTTAATTTATCATTTAAAACAGAAGGAAATAGAAGGATTGTGTTCTTTATTGTGGGGTTTTTATAACCATCTGTGTTAAAGAACAGAACTGCACAGTTTGCAGACATATTAAACCAGATCCATACGCAAACACATTTGCTTTTGAGTTTTCAGCAAGCTAAAATGCTGCCGCTATGCTGCTT
It contains:
- the GNS gene encoding N-acetylglucosamine-6-sulfatase encodes the protein MAPSAAFAGPLSLLLALLGFSAGAHRARKPNVVLIVTDDQDACLGGMTPLKKTNTLIAEMGISFSNAYVPSALCCPSRASILTGKYPHNHHVVNNTLEGNCSSKSWQKMQEPNTFPAILKSMCGYQTFFAGKYLNEYGAEDAGGIGHVPPGWSFWYALEKNSKYYNYTLSVNGKARKHGENYSVDYLTDVLANMSLDFLEYKSNFEPFFMMIATPAPHSPWVAAPQYKKSFQNVSAPRNSNFNIHGKDKHWLIRQAKTPMTNSSIQFLDDAFRKRWQTLLSVDDMIEKLVKMLQFRGELDNTYIFFTSDNGFHTGQFSLPIDKRQLYEFDIKVPLLVRGPGIKPNQTNKVLVANIDLGPTILDIAGYDLNKTQMDGVSLLPLLRGDANVTWRSDVLVEYQGEGHNSSDPTCPALGPGVTHCFPDCVCEDAYNNTYACVRTLSTLWDLQYCEFDDREVFVEVYNLTADPHQLNNIAKTIDQEILEKMNYRLMMLQSCSGSTCRTPGVFDPGYRFNPHLMFSNHGAPPRRLFTRSL